A region of Anopheles merus strain MAF chromosome 2R, AmerM5.1, whole genome shotgun sequence DNA encodes the following proteins:
- the LOC121589325 gene encoding cell wall protein DAN4-like, with translation MDLLRAVVLAALAVGMVTSGPVNDVRSGPIIIDAQLAAAAKEGHLMYDDGTVQADDGSVANTPEIGFDDTPSTTTEENPTTTTEITTTVDPTTTTLEQTTTDLTTTLEQTTTTAQPTTTLEPTTTTTELTTTTEPVTTTTVPTTELTTTTTTEQTTTTIESTTTTEPTTTTTTTTAEQTTTTTEEATTTGAQSTTTAATTTTAQPATTTTAVPTTTVAQTTTTTAEPTTTSTEAAPSTTTTAASTTSTTSEPSSTTTDAPVTDAPTTTTIEPETTTQGASSVASFGAALLTAVALANALRLH, from the exons ATGGATCTTCTTCGTGCCGTGGTGTTGGCCGCCCTGGCCGTGGGAATGGTGACGAGTGGGCCGGTAAATGATGTGAG GAGTGGACCGATAATTATCGATGCTcaattagcagcagcagcaaaggaagGTCATTTGATGTACGACGATGGTACGGTGCAAGCAGACGATG GGTCGGTAGCAAACACTCCAGAAATAGGGTTTGACGATACACCTAGCACGACGACTGAGGAGAATCCTACTACGACGACGGAAATTACTACGACCGTCGACCCAACAACAACGACTCTTGAGCAGACCACTACTGATCTAACAACGACTCTTGAGCAGACTACTACGACAGCACAGCCAACTACGACTCTGGAGCCGACAACCACGACAACAGAGCTAACTACAACTACTGAGCCAGTTACTACAACAACTGTGCCAACTACTGAGCtaaccactactactactactgagCAGACAACCACGACAATAGAGTCAACTACAACAACTGAgccaactactactactactactactactgccgaGCAGACAACCACCACAACGGAGGAGGCTACAACGACGGGTGCGCAGAGTACCACCACAGCTGCCACAACTACGACCGCTCAGCCTGCCACGACTACCACAGCTGTACCGACAACGACTGTCGCGCaaactactaccaccaccgccgaGCCTACTACGACGTCTACAGAAGCGGCTCCGTCGACGACGACCACTGCAGCCAGCACGACATCGACCACATCCGAGCCATCGTCGACGACTACCGACGCGCCGGTAACCGATGCACcgaccactaccaccatcgAACCGGAAACGACAACGCAGGGCGCCAGCTCGGTTGCATCCTTCGGCGCTGCACTGCTGACTGCCGTTGCGCTAGCGAACGCGCTACGACTGCACTAG
- the LOC121590725 gene encoding cytochrome P450 6a2-like, with protein sequence MVAFTWVLVLGTIVLTGVAVRVFLRRRQTFWQRHGIPAARHPHPLYGNVAGLVTKHHTATVLQRLYREFRERKLPAGGFNLYFSPVLLVVDRQLIERVLVNDFAQFQNRGLYASATVNPLSSETLFSVAGERWHRMRQQLRPALGSSSVRTMFATTARIAQTLAVYIGAQSRRRDLEWTDLMARYATDVIGSCAFGIDCRTIRDPGSEFRAMGHRAFRCSLRRMWKLRFGYACRRIADAMRLCVSEPSVEQFFLQLCQSTVLHRESYQVVRRDFLQQLLEMRANGALDMRQVAGQCYSFFIAGFETCASLLSFCLYELAKHGAVQDRLRGSIVAALDETDGQLSYDMVMALGYLDQVVNETLRMYPPVDFLFRVASNDYPIDGFGTIPQGTLLVVPVHALHRDPAYYPQPDVFNPDRFATGSKLFGASKNRAPFMPFGLGPRHCIGNTFGLMLVKVGLVAMVRSFRFTLDVDRTPENVTFKPRSLVLAAGSGMYLNVERV encoded by the exons ATGGTCGCGTTTACGTGGGTGCTGGTGTTGGGTACGATTGTGCTGACCGGTGTCGCGGTTCGCGTGTTTCTGCGTAGACGCCAAACGTTCTGGCAGCGGCACGGCATACCGGCGGCTCGCCATCCCCACCCGCTGTACGGCAATGTGGCCGGGCTGGTGACGAAGCACCACACTGCCACGGTGCTGCAGCGGCTGTATCGGGAGTTCCGCGAGCGCAAGCTACCGGCCGGTGGATTCAACCTGTACTTCTCGCCCGTGCTGCTCGTCGTCGATCGGCAGCTGATCGAGCGGGTGCTGGTGAACGATTTCGCCCAGTTTCAAAACCGTGGCCTGTACGCGAGCGCCACGGTGAATCCGCTGAGCAGTGAGACGCTCTTCTCGGTGGCGGGCGAACGATGGCACCGCATGCGACAGCAGCTGCGGCCGGCGCTTGGGTCGAGCAGTGTGCGCACCATGTTCGCCACGACGGCGCGCATCGCCCAGACGCTGGCGGTGTACATTGGGGCGCAGAGCCGCCGGCGGGATCTGGAGTGGACCGATCTGATGGCACGGTACGCGACGGACGTGATCGGCAGCTGCGCGTTCGGTATCGACTGCCGGACGATACGCGACCCGGGCTCGGAGTTCCGGGCGATGGGACACCGTGCGTTCCGGTGCAGCTTGCGGCGGATGTGGAAGCTGCGGTTCGGGTACGCCTGCCGGCGGATTGCCGACGCAATGCGGCTGTGCGTGAGTGAGCCATCGGTGGAGCAGTTCTTCCTGCAGCTCTGCCAGTCGACGGTGCTGCACCGCGAGAGCTACCAGGTGGTGAGGCGCGACtttctgcagcagctgctggagATGAGGGCGAACGGGGCGCTCGACATGCGGCAGGTGGCTGGCCAGTGCTATTCGTTCTTCATAGCCGGGTTCGAGACGTGCGCCAGCCTGCTCAGCTTCTGTCTGTACGAGCTGGCCAAGCATGGGGCGGTGCAGGACAGGCTGCGTGGCAGCATTGTGGCAGCACTGGACGAAACCGACGGTCAGCTGAGCTACGATATGGTGATGGCGCTTGGCTATCTCGATCAGGTGGTGAATG AAACACTGCGAATGTATCCACCGGTTGATTTCCTGTTCCGTGTCGCCAGCAATGACTATCCCATTGACGGGTTTGGGACCATCCCGCAGGGTACACTGTTGGTCGTTCCCGTCCACGCGCTACACCGTGATCCCGCCTACTATCCTCAGCCGGACGTGTTCAATCCGGATCGGTTTGCCACCGGTTCCAAGCTATTCGGCGCGTCGAAAAATCGCGCACCCTTTATGCCGTTCGGACTCGGGCCGCGGCACTGTATCGGGAACACCTTCGGGCTGATGCTGGTGAAGGTCGGCCTGGTGGCAATGGTGCGATCGTTCCGCTTCACGCTGGACGTGGATCGTACGCCGGAAAACGTTACATTTAAGCCGCGTTCGCTTGTCCTCGCCGCTGGCAGCGGTATGTACCTGAACGTGGAGAGAGTTTGA
- the LOC121590722 gene encoding cytochrome P450 6a2-like produces MELLTLTLSLLVALATGLYLFVRNRYNYWSNRQFPTLPNQKLLFGHVKGINTERHASYVSSEIYREFKKRGDAFGGFNMFVIPAVMAIDPEFIKTILVKDFHIFHDRGLFSDPEIDPLSGTLFALQGKAWKILRQKLTPTFTSGKMKQMFATVLEVAERLGQHVAAHPGQMEMKDVLARYTTDVIGTCAFGIECNTLRNPDSDFLKYGNKVFEQKVFTMIKIILVLMGRKISSKFTLKITDADVETFFMNLVRETVEYRERNNVKRNDFLNLLLQIKNTGKLWEGEEEHIGKGEVGMTMSELAAQVFIFFLAGFETSSTTMNFCLYELAKHPDIQERLRREIERAVEENGGELTYDVVMGTEYLNWVVDETLRKYPPLETVTRAPEHDYTVPGTAHVIPKGTMIQIPIYALHHDAQYYPDPERFDPERFRPEVANARPAYVYMPFGEGPRICIGLRFGMMQTKVGLITLLRQFRFSPTEKTPDRIRFMPNVFVLSPDSGNYLEVEKL; encoded by the exons ATGGAGCTCTTGACCTTGACTTTGTCGTTGCTGGTCGCGCTCGCGACCGGGCTGTATCTGTTTGTGCGCAACCGGTACAATTACTGGAGCAACCGTCAGTTTCCCACCCTGCCCAACCAAAAGCTACTGTTTGGCCACGTGAAGGGTATTAATACGGAGCGGCACGCTTCGTACGTCTCGAGTGAAATCTATCGCGAGTTTAAGAAGCGCGGTGATGCATTTGGCGGATTCAACATGTTCGTCATACCGGCGGTAATGGCGATCGATCCGGAGTTCATCAAAACGATACTCGTGAAAGATTTTCACATCTTTCACGACCGAGGCCTGTTCAGCGATCCCGAGATAGATCCACTGTCCGGCACGCTGTTCGCGCTGCAGGGCAAGGCGTGGAAGATCCTGCGCCAGAAGCTCACGCCCACCTTCACGTCCGGCAAGATGAAGCAAATGTTTGCCACGGTGCTGGAGGTGGCCGAGCGGTTGGGCCAGCACGTTGCCGCGCACCCCGGACAGATGGAGATGAAGGACGTGCTGGCCCGCTACACGACCGATGTGATCGGGACGTGCGCGTTCGGCATCGAGTGCAATACGCTGCGCAATCCGGACTCGGACTTTCTCAAGTACGGCAACAAAGTGTTCGAGCAGAAGGTGTTCACCATGATCAAGATCATTTTGGTGCTGATGGGGCGAAAGATTTCGAGCAAGTTTACGCTCAAAATTACCGACGCCGATGTGGAAACGTTCTTTATGAATCTGGTGCGCGAAACGGTCGAGTACCGGGAGCGGAACAATGTGAAGCGCAACGATTTCCTGAACCTGCTGCTACAGATCAAAAACACTGGCAAGCTGTGGGAAGGGGAGGAGGAGCACATTGGCAAAGGGGAGGTCGGCATGACGATGAGCGAGCTGGCGGCGCAGGTGtttatcttctttttggcCGGCTTCGAGACGTCCTCGACCACGATGAACTTCTGTCTGTACGAGCTGGCCAAGCACCCGGACATCCAGGAGCGGTTGAGGCGGGAAATCGAGCGTGCGGTGGAGGAGAACGGCGGCGAGCTGACGTACGATGTTGTGATGGGAACGGAGTACCTCAACTGGGTCGTGGATG AAACGCTGCGCAAGTATCCACCGCTGGAAACGGTTACGCGTGCGCCCGAGCATGATTACACCGTCCCCGGCACGGCGCACGTCATCCCGAAGGGCACGATGATACAGATACCGATCTACGCGCTGCACCACGACGCCCAGTACTATCCCGACCCGGAACGGTTCGATCCGGAGCGGTTCCGGCCGGAGGTAGCGAATGCACGGCCCGCGTACGTGTACATGCCGTTCGGCGAGGGGCCGCGCATCTGTATCGGGCTGCGCTTTGGTATGATGCAGACGAAGGTGGGCCTGATCACGCTGCTGCGTCAGTTCCGATTTTCGCCGACGGAGAAAACGCCCGACCGTATCCGGTTTATGCCGAACGTGTTTGTGCTGTCGCCGGACAGTGGGAACTATCTGGAGGTGGAGAAGCTTTGA
- the LOC121590719 gene encoding cytochrome P450 6a2-like isoform X2 — translation MRWAHQSFHGACCGQTFSAMSLLGVLLLGVVLLLSLAYLFLRSKHNYWRSRGFPCKPSPSLLYGQMQGNGTTRHAAYVTQEIYRYAQDRGERYMGYSFFFMPIVLVCDIELVKTVLVKDFAVFHDRGMYSNPQADPMSGNLFSLEGHEWRALRQKLTPTFTSGRMKQMFGTMLQVATELHRHLLGQVDRELEMKAVLARFTTDVIGTCAFGIECNTLRNPEDSDFLKYGRRVFEHRMLAMVKMTFAMLFRAQAVKLGVKVTDDDVEAFFTNLVHDTVEHRERNGVQRNDFLNLLLQIKNKGCLEEQEQDGSASADRTGISAKHSLNSSFAFLFSAPRNPAQVSAARNDAARCGTGLHHTRHPARHTAPCRGADPGVRHTSRPCPLSRAGVLRSGPLLGGSVPEPDTVQVSAIRRGAPSVHRYAVRHDAGEGGAGEHAACVPLPPNGTHTGPHRVRSEIVHTLTCGG, via the exons ATGCGCTGGGCGCATCAGTCTTTCCACGGCGCTTGTTGCGGTCAAACTTTTTCCGCCATGTCACTGCTcggcgtgctgctgctcggtgtgGTGTTGCTCTTATCGCTTGCGTATCTGTTTCTGCGCAGCAAGCACAACTACTGGCGCAGCCGAGGCTTCCCCTGCAAGCCCAGCCCGAGCCTGCTGTACGGGCAGATGCAGGGCAACGGAACCACCCGGCATGCGGCGTACGTGACGCAGGAAATCTACCGCTACGCCCAGGACCGCGGCGAACGCTACATGGGCTACAGCTTTTTCTTCATGCCGATAGTGCTGGTGTGCGATATCGAGCTGGTAAAGACGGTGCTGGTGAAGGATTTCGCCGTGTTTCACGATCGCGGCATGTACAGCAACCCGCAGGCGGACCCAATGTCCGGCAATCTGTTCTCGCTGGAAGGACACGAGTGGCGTGCGCTGAGGCAGAAGCTCACGCCGACGTTCACGTCCGGCCGGATGAAGCAGATGTTCGGCACCATGCTGCAGGTGGCGACGGAACTCCACCGCCATCTGCTCGGGCAGGTCGACCGGGAGCTGGAGATGAAGGCGGTGCTGGCCCGCTTCACCACGGACGTGATCGGGACGTGCGCGTTCGGCATCGAGTGCAATACGCTGCGCAACCCGGAGGACTCGGACTTTCTCAAGTACGGGCGGCGGGTGTTCGAGCACCGCATGCTGGCGATGGTGAAGATGACCTTTGCGATGCTGTTCCGGGCGCAGGCCGTGAAGCTGGGCGTCAAGGTGACAGACGATGATGTGGAAGCGTTCTTCACGAACCTCGTCCACGACACGGTGGAACACCGGGAGAGGAACGGTGTGCAGCGGAACGATTTCCTGaacctgctgctgcagatCAAGAACAAGGGCTGCCTGGAGGAGCAGGAACAGGATGGGTCGGCGTCGGCCGACCGCACCGGGA TTTCAGCCAAGCACTCACTCAATTCctcttttgctttccttttttccgcTCCCAGAAACCCTGCGCAAGTATCCGCCGCTCGAAACGACGCTGCGCGTTGCGGGACAGGATTACACCATACCAGGCACCCGGCACGTCATACCGCGCCATGTCGGGGTGCAGATCCCGGTGTACGCCATACATCACGACCCTGCCCACTATCCCGAGCCGGAGTGCTTCGATCCGGACCGCTTCTCGGCGGAAGCGTGCCGGAACCGGACACCGTACAAGTTTCTGCCATTCGGCGAGGGGCCCCGAGTGTGCATCGGTATGCGGTTCGGCATGATGCAGGTGAAGGTGGGGCTGGTGAGCATGCTGCGTGCGTTCCGCTTCCTCCCAACGGCACACACACCGGACCGCATCGTGTTCGATCCGAAATCGTTCATACTCTCACCTGCGGGGGGTAA
- the LOC121590719 gene encoding probable cytochrome P450 6a14 isoform X1, giving the protein MRWAHQSFHGACCGQTFSAMSLLGVLLLGVVLLLSLAYLFLRSKHNYWRSRGFPCKPSPSLLYGQMQGNGTTRHAAYVTQEIYRYAQDRGERYMGYSFFFMPIVLVCDIELVKTVLVKDFAVFHDRGMYSNPQADPMSGNLFSLEGHEWRALRQKLTPTFTSGRMKQMFGTMLQVATELHRHLLGQVDRELEMKAVLARFTTDVIGTCAFGIECNTLRNPEDSDFLKYGRRVFEHRMLAMVKMTFAMLFRAQAVKLGVKVTDDDVEAFFTNLVHDTVEHRERNGVQRNDFLNLLLQIKNKGCLEEQEQDGSASADRTGMTMNELAAQVFIFFVAGFETSSTVMNFCLYELAKHPHIQERLRDELNRSIDANGAELTYDMVMGHEYLGQVVNETLRKYPPLETTLRVAGQDYTIPGTRHVIPRHVGVQIPVYAIHHDPAHYPEPECFDPDRFSAEACRNRTPYKFLPFGEGPRVCIGMRFGMMQVKVGLVSMLRAFRFLPTAHTPDRIVFDPKSFILSPAGGNYLRIEQV; this is encoded by the exons ATGCGCTGGGCGCATCAGTCTTTCCACGGCGCTTGTTGCGGTCAAACTTTTTCCGCCATGTCACTGCTcggcgtgctgctgctcggtgtgGTGTTGCTCTTATCGCTTGCGTATCTGTTTCTGCGCAGCAAGCACAACTACTGGCGCAGCCGAGGCTTCCCCTGCAAGCCCAGCCCGAGCCTGCTGTACGGGCAGATGCAGGGCAACGGAACCACCCGGCATGCGGCGTACGTGACGCAGGAAATCTACCGCTACGCCCAGGACCGCGGCGAACGCTACATGGGCTACAGCTTTTTCTTCATGCCGATAGTGCTGGTGTGCGATATCGAGCTGGTAAAGACGGTGCTGGTGAAGGATTTCGCCGTGTTTCACGATCGCGGCATGTACAGCAACCCGCAGGCGGACCCAATGTCCGGCAATCTGTTCTCGCTGGAAGGACACGAGTGGCGTGCGCTGAGGCAGAAGCTCACGCCGACGTTCACGTCCGGCCGGATGAAGCAGATGTTCGGCACCATGCTGCAGGTGGCGACGGAACTCCACCGCCATCTGCTCGGGCAGGTCGACCGGGAGCTGGAGATGAAGGCGGTGCTGGCCCGCTTCACCACGGACGTGATCGGGACGTGCGCGTTCGGCATCGAGTGCAATACGCTGCGCAACCCGGAGGACTCGGACTTTCTCAAGTACGGGCGGCGGGTGTTCGAGCACCGCATGCTGGCGATGGTGAAGATGACCTTTGCGATGCTGTTCCGGGCGCAGGCCGTGAAGCTGGGCGTCAAGGTGACAGACGATGATGTGGAAGCGTTCTTCACGAACCTCGTCCACGACACGGTGGAACACCGGGAGAGGAACGGTGTGCAGCGGAACGATTTCCTGaacctgctgctgcagatCAAGAACAAGGGCTGCCTGGAGGAGCAGGAACAGGATGGGTCGGCGTCGGCCGACCGCACCGGGATGACGATGAACGAGCTGGCCGCGCAGGTGTTTATCTTTTTCGTCGCCGGCTTCGAAACGTCCTCGACCGTGATGAACTTCTGTCTGTACGAGCTGGCGAAGCATCCGCACATCCAGGAGCGGCTGCGGGACgagctgaaccgttcaatcgATGCGAATGGGGCCGAGCTGACGTACGACATGGTGATGGGCCACGAGTATCTCGGACAGGTGGTGAACG AAACCCTGCGCAAGTATCCGCCGCTCGAAACGACGCTGCGCGTTGCGGGACAGGATTACACCATACCAGGCACCCGGCACGTCATACCGCGCCATGTCGGGGTGCAGATCCCGGTGTACGCCATACATCACGACCCTGCCCACTATCCCGAGCCGGAGTGCTTCGATCCGGACCGCTTCTCGGCGGAAGCGTGCCGGAACCGGACACCGTACAAGTTTCTGCCATTCGGCGAGGGGCCCCGAGTGTGCATCGGTATGCGGTTCGGCATGATGCAGGTGAAGGTGGGGCTGGTGAGCATGCTGCGTGCGTTCCGCTTCCTCCCAACGGCACACACACCGGACCGCATCGTGTTCGATCCGAAATCGTTCATACTCTCACCTGCGGGGGGTAATTATTTGCGCATCGAGCAGGTGTGA
- the LOC121590723 gene encoding probable cytochrome P450 6a14 has product MDLLSYVLTAFVFVVSIAYLYLRSRHNYWRDRCFPYTRQKPHLLYGHMEQFQSKHASYINEELYWEFKNRGEPIGGMSMFFLPGLIVADPELVKSILVKDFSVFHDRGVFNDAKADPLSAHLFALEGHEWRVLRQKLTPTFTSGRMKQMFGTIQQVAGEFLKYMNEHCHREIEMKDVLARFTTDVIGTCAFGIECNTLKNPDSDFRKYGNKVFEQDTLLMLKFMFATTFKGLAKRIGMKLTDEGVERFFLQVVRETVEYREMNNVQRNDFMNLLLQIKNTGSLDGGDVPIKGAAGLTMNELAAQVFVFFLAGFETSSTTMNFCLYELAKNPDIQDRLREEIERAVEENGGEVTYDMVMNVQYLDNVINETLRKYPPIESLSRVPMRDYTVPGTKHVIPKDTFIQIPVYALHRDPEFYPEPEQFNPDRFLPEEVKKRHPYVFLPFGEGPRICIGLRFGVMQAKIGLITLLRNFRFTPSSQTPAKIVFDPKSFILSPSTGNYLKVDKI; this is encoded by the exons ATGGATCTGTTAAGCTACGTGTTGACCGCGTTCGTGTTCGTCGTCTCGATTGCGTACCTATACCTGCGCAGTCGGCACAACTATTGGCGTGATCGGTGCTTTCCCTACACGCGCCAGAAGCCGCACCTGCTGTACGGGCACATGGAGCAGTTCCAGTCCAAGCACGCATCGTACATCAACGAGGAGCTGTACTGGGAGTTTAAGAACCGCGGCGAACCGATCGGTGGCATGAGCATGTTCTTCCTGCCCGGCCTGATCGTGGCCGATCCGGAGCTGGTGAAGTCGATCCTGGTGAAGGACTTTAGCGTGTTCCACGATCGGGGCGTGTTTAACGATGCCAAAGCGGACCCGCTGTCGGCCCATCTGTTCGCGCTGGAGGGTCACGAGTGGCGCGTGCTGCGCCAGAAGCTTACGCCAACGTTCACCTCCGGTCGGATGAAACAAATGTTCGGCACGATACAGCAGGTGGCGGGCGAGTTCCTGAAGTATATGAACGAGCACTGCCACCGCGAGATTGAGATGAAGGATGTGCTGGCCCGCTTCACCACGGACGTGATCGGGACGTGCGCGTTCGGCATCGAGTGCAACACGCTGAAGAATCCGGACTCGGACTTCCGCAAGTACGGCAACAAGGTGTTCGAGCAGGACACGCTGCTGATGCTGAAGTTTATGTTTGCGACCACGTTCAAGGGTTTGGCGAAGCGCATCGGCATGAAGCTGACCGACGAGGGTGTGGAGCGGTTCTTCCTGCAGGTTGTGCGCGAGACGGTGGAGTACCGCGAGATGAACAACGTGCAGCGGAACGACTTCATGaacctgctgctgcagatCAAGAACACGGGCTCGCTGGACGGTGGCGATGTGCCGATCAAGGGGGCGGCGGGCCTGACGATGAACGAGCTGGCCGCGCAGGTGTTTGTGTTCTTCCTGGCCGGCTTCGAGACGTCCTCGACCACGATGAACTTCTGTCTGTACGAGCTGGCCAAGAACCCGGACATTCAGGACCGTCTGCGGGAGGAAATCGAGCGTGCGGTGGAGGAGAACGGCGGCGAGGTGACCTACGACATGGTGATGAACGTGCAATATCTGGACAACGTTATCAATG AAACCCTGCGCAAGTACCCGCCGATCGAGTCACTTTCGCGCGTACCGATGCGTGATTACACCGTGCCCGGGACCAAGCACGTGATACCGAAGGACACATTCATCCAGATACCCGTGTACGCGCTGCACCGCGATCCCGAGTTCTACCCCGAGCCGGAGCAGTTCAACCCGGACCGCTTCCTGCCGGAGGAGGTGAAAAAGCGACACCCGTACGTGTTTTTGCCGTTCGGCGAGGGGCCACGCATCTGTATCGGGCTGCGGTTTGGCGTAATGCAGGCAAAGATTGGGCTGATTACGCTGCTGCGAAACTTCCGCTTCACGCCCTCATCGCAAACGCCGGCCAAAATCGTGTTTGACCCAAAGTCCTTCATATTATCACCGTCCACCGGTAATTATCTGAAGGTTGATAAGATATAG
- the LOC121590721 gene encoding probable cytochrome P450 6a14 codes for MEPVTIVLTAFIFVVSIVYLFVRSKHNFWKDQGVPYAPKPHLFYGHVKGQSRTRHGADINQELYRYFKQRGVPYGGISLFIMPSLIVVDPELVKTILVKDFNVFHDRGVYSNPRDDPFTGNLFGLEGTPWRLLRQKLTPTFTSGRMKQMFGTIWAVALELEKYMEENYNQPEVEMKDVLGRFTTDVIGTCAFGIECNTLKTPDSDFRKYGNKAFELDPITLTKFFFATSYPQLARKLHVRTTQQDVEDFFMKIVRETVDYRETNNVQRNDFMNLLLQIKNKGKLDDHGTVVGKGEVGLTHNELAAQVLIFFLAGFETSSTTQSFCLYELAKNPDIQDRLREEINRAIEENGGEVTYDVAMNIQYLDNVINETLRKYPPVETLTRKPSSDYVIPGTRHIVPKDTVVQIPIYAIQRDADHYPDPERFDPDRFLPEEVKKRHPYVFLPFGEGPRICIGLRFGMMQTKVGLINLLRRFRFSPSARTPERVVYDPKMFTLSPIGGNYLKVDKIA; via the exons ATGGAGCCCGTTACGATAGTGTTGACGGCCTTTATTTTCGTGGTCTCGATCGTGTATCTGTTTGTGCGCAGCAAGCACAACTTTTGGAAGGACCAGGGCGTACCGTACGCACCGAAGCCACACCTGTTCTACGGGCACGTGAAGGGACAGTCCCGGACGCGCCATGGTGCCGACATTAATCAGGAGCTGTACCGATACTTCAAGCAGCGCGGTGTACCGTACGGTGGCATCAGTCTCTTCATTATGCCGTCGCTGATCGTGGTCGATCCGGAGCTGGTGAAGACGATTCTGGTGAAAGACTTCAACGTGTTTCACGATCGGGGCGTGTATTCCAATCCGCGAGATGACCCATTCACGGGCAATCTGTTCGGGCTCGAGGGAACACCGTGGCGATTGTTGCGTCAGAAGCTTACGCCGACGTTCACCTCGGGCCGGATGAAGCAAATGTTCGGCACCATCTGGGCGGTAGCGCTTGAGTTGGAAAAGTATATGGAGGAGAACTACAACCAGCCGGAGGTGGAGATGAAGGATGTGCTGGGACGGTTTACGACCGATGTGATCGGGACGTGCGCGTTCGGCATCGAGTGTAACACGCTCAAGACGCCGGACTCGGACTTCCGCAAGTACGGCAACAAGGCGTTCGAGCTGGACCCGATAACGTTGACAAAGTTTTTCTTTGCCACCTCGTACCCGCAGCTGGCACGTAAGCTACACGTCCGAACGACGCAGCAGGACGTGGaagactttttcatgaaaattgTGCGCGAAACGGTCGACTATCGTGAGACGAACAACGTGCAGCGGAACGACTTTATGaatctgctgctgcagatcAAGAACAAGGGCAAGCTGGACGATCACGGTACGGTTGTTGGGAAGGGCGAGGTTGGGTTAACGCACAATGAGCTAGCGGCCCAAGTGCTGATCTTTTTCCTGGCCGGCTTCGAGACGTCCTCAACCACGCAAAGCTTCTGTCTGTACGAGCTGGCCAAGAACCCGGACATTCAGGATCGCTTGCGGGAGGAGATCAACCGTGCGATCGAGGAGAACGGCGGCGAGGTGACGTACGATGTGGCGATGAACATACAGTATTTGGACAACGTAATCAACG AAACGTTACGCAAATATCCTCCGGTTGAAACGCTCACACGCAAACCGTCGAGTGATTATGTGATACCCGGCACCAGGCACATCGTACCGAAGGACACGGTCGTACAGATACCGATCTACGCGATCCAGCGCGATGCGGACCACTATCCCGATCCGGAACGGTTCGATCCCGACCGTTTCCTGCCGGAGGAGGTGAAAAAACGACACCCGTACGTGTTTTTGCCGTTCGGCGAGGGACCACGCATCTGCATCGGGTTGCGGTTCGGCATGATGCAGACGAAGGTGGGCCTGATAAACCTGCTGCGTCGGTTCCGCTTCTCGCCGTCCGCACGGACACCGGAGCGGGTTGTATACGATCCGAAGATGTTTACGCTGTCCCCTATCGGTGGGAACTATCTGAAGGTGGATAAGATTGCGTAG